The nucleotide sequence GTCCCGCGTCTTCCATGTAGTTGAGCACGATGCCAGAATCCACTTGCCAGATCACCTGCCTGGGCCTTCTCGACTCAGGCTCAGCCGACACCTCTCCGAGTCGTTGCCATCCAAGCGACTCGACGAGTTCCGCAACTTCCGATTCTGCTGGATAACGGCGGAGAACAAACCGACGGGAGCGATATCCAGGAACTGGCGTCAGTGTCACTACTTAGCCCTCGCTTTTCTTTGACTTCGGCATCTATGAGAACGGCACTGTCACATTGGCTGGCCCGTGGGATGATCTTCGGGTTGATCGTGGTGGAGGGGGTTGTCCGTGGGGGACGCGTCACCGTCGTACAAGGAACGTTATTCAGAACATTTCGCGTCTGATGTTTCGCGCCAACCGTCAAAGCAGGAAGTTCAGATACGCGAAAACATCTGAGTCGTGTCGGCTGAACTACCTCACCAGACCGGCTCGGACACAAATATAAAGAAGCGGCCCCTTCGTGTATGTTCGCCCCCTCTGTCGGGATGTGGCTTACGGTGGGGCTGTTGCGATATCAATATACTGCGGGGCTTGCTGCCGACCAGATCGAGGAGCTCGTCGCCCGCGTCTGGCAAATCACTTACTGCACAAGGAAACGAGGACGACCTCCGGTTCTCGGATTATATCGTGCGGTCGTGCTCACGTTGGTGTACATCCGACAAAATCTGAATCAGGCAGCTGTGGGTGATCTGTTCGGGGTGAGTCAGCCGACCGTATCGAGAATTTACTGGAAGATGCTCCCGCTGATCGGTCAGGCCCTGTGCTTGCATGTCCCGGATATCGAAGAGGCCATCCGTGGCCGACTCGTGCTGGTCGATGGAACCGATGTCCCGACCGGAAACCGTGCCGGCCACGACGTCAATTTCTCTGGCAAGCGTCGCCGTGCCGGGCTGAATATCCAGATTGCCGCTGATACCAAGGGCGGTCTGCTGGGCATCTCCGTACCTCTGCGTGGATCAATTCATGACCGCAAAGCGTTCACCGAGTGCGGTTGGGAAGCCCGCCTGGCAGAAACTCCAGTCATGGCCGATCCTGCGTACCAGGGAACTCACGCGATCACGCCCCGCAAGAAACCACGGGGCGGCGAGCTCTCCGTCGGCGACAAGGCCAACAACAGGAGCATCTCCTCAACACGATCCGCCGTCGAGCGATGCATCGCCCACCTGAAGAACTGGAAGATGCTCGCCAATGGATATCGAGGACGTCTCACAGAACTTCCCACCGTCATCCGAATCATCACAGCACTCGAGTTCTACCAACTCGGCTGGTAACCCTTACGAATAACGCACAAGGGCCACCGGTTCCCGGTGGAGGTGAGCTCCCACTGCGTGTGGCTGTACTTCCGCTTCCCGCTCAGCTTTCGCGAGGTCGAGGAGCTGATGCTCGAGCGCGGCGTCGTCGTCTCCTACGAGACCGTCCGCCGCTGGTGTGTGAAGTTCGGCCAAGCCTATGCCGATGAACTGCGCCGCCGACAGCCACGGCCCGGGGACAAATGGCATCTGGACGAGATTTTCATCAAGATCAACGGGGAGCAGAAGTAACTGTGGCGGGCCGTCGACCAGGACGGCAACGTGCTGGACATCCTCGTGCAGAACCGGCGGGACACGGCCGCGGCCAGGCGTTTCTTCCGCAGGCTGATGATCAAAACCCGGGCGGTGCCCAGGGTGATCATCACGGACAAGCTGCGTTCCTACGGAGCGGCCCACCGCGAGATCATGCCGTCGGTCGAGCACCGCTCGCACAAGGGCCTGAACAATCGGGCCGAGAACTCCCACCAACCCACCCGGCAGCGTGAACGGGCCATGAAGGGCTTCCGAAGTCACGGCGGGGCCCAGCGGTTCCTGTCCGCGTTCAGCGGCATCTCACCCCACTTCCGGCCCCGCCGCCACCTGATGACCGCACCCCAGCACCGGGCCGAAATGACCGTCCGCTTCACTATCTGGGAGCAGATCACCGGCGTCACCGACCCGCCTGCCGCGGCCTGAGCACCGGCCCGGAACCCGGCCCCACCACACCTCGACACACCGTCAGACACCCACACACCCAACAACGTGACAGCGCCCAACACCGGTATGAGGAGGCCCCGACCCCGGGTGCTCGGGGCGGACCCTGACAGTGAGCGTGAGGAGGGCGGCCGCCCTGGGGTGCGCACGGACGTACTGGCTGCAGCGGCAGGGACGGCTTCAGCTGACGATGGCTCCCGCGGTGGTGAGGAGTTCCGGCAGCGTGCCCTCGAAGTCGGCCATCAGACGCAGCGCCATGGCCCAGCCGCTTTCCGCGGCGGGGGGTGTAGTTGCGGTGTGACAGTCGGAGCTCCGCCGCCGCGGCGGCTTCCACGAGATCGGCGGGGCAGTCTCCCAGGTGCTTGAGGTCGACGAGGAGACGGTCGGGCAGCGGCTCAGTGCGGTGCGCGGCCAGGAGCTCGGCCCACGGTAGCGACTCGGCGCGATGGGCGCCCTCAGGCTGCGACGGATCCGACCGGAAGCCGCTGTTCTCCTCCGCCCAGAGGTCGAGGGACTTCGCCAGTTCCCCCTGCGCTCCGACAACCCGCAAGTGGACCACCAGTCCCTCGGGGCTTGCGGCATGCGCCTGCGCGGCGCGCAGTGCCGCGAGTCCGTCGGCCGCGTCCAGGGCCGCGCGTGCGGTCGTGAGGATCCTCGAGGGCAGTGGGTGCTTGCGCTGCTTGCGCGGTGGGAAATCCGTCTCGTCCAGCAGCGCCCGCACCTCGTCCGGCCCATGCCGTTCCCAGAGGCGCATCAGCATGAGGAGGTGTTGCGCATCGGTGTGGAGCTTGACGCGCGGGCTGCCGAGGAGAATCCGGCACAGCAATGGGTCACCGGAGTCAGAGACGGGCAGCAGCCAGTTGCGCCGCGCGCTGTCCTTCAGGCCTTTGACGAGGGCAGGGGTGAGCGGCAGCCGTTCGTCCGCCGGGGTGGCCGCTCCCTTCCCCCACAACCAACCAGCAAGGACGTGACGGCGCTGGGCGTCGGTGAGATCGGTGTGGAGGAAGAGCGCGGCGTTGATCTCGGGGTCGTCGTAGGTGATCACGTCTTCGATCACCTCGGCGGGGGTGTTCCAGTGCGACGCGAGACCCGCGAGAACAGCCGACCCGTGCGTGGCGACGAGGTGGTCGCGCAAGGACCGGTCCGGCTGGTGCCACACCAGCAGGTGCTGGATGGCCCGGGCGTCCATGTGCGCACTGAGGGCGAGCTGGGCGGCCTTGTCGGCTCGGTCGAACAGGTGCAGCCAGGCCTCCCTGCCGATGGAGTTGTGCCGGGGCGGGAACTCCGGCCCCAACGGATTCGGCCATGCCTTGCCCACGTGCTCGGGTGCCACGGCGAGCGCGGCGTCGACCAGGGCACGCACACTGTCCTTGAAGCGCGGCAGCAGGGTGTGCAGCGCCCGCCAGTTCGCGAAGTCGGAGCCCAGGCGCGCCACATGGGAGGCGAGTGCGCTGCGGACCCGCTCGTCGGAGTGCGGCAGTGCGTTCAGGACGTGGCGGGCCGGCCCGATCTCCTCCATGACGCGGTCCACGGGGAAGACGCCGGAAGCGATCCCTTCCGGGAGAACGGTATGCAGGCTCTCTTCATCGCGACTGAAGTCGACGGCCGTCAGCATCGGCCAGTGCAGGGCTCCTCCCGACCTTTTCCCAAGGGAATGCCTCGCGGGGGGATTTGACGCGAAGGCCGCCACAGCCAGTTCCTCCGGACAGTCCCTTCGTCCTCCCCACAGTCTGTAGAGCCCTGAACTGCAGAAGGGTCCGGCCCGGTGCGCCTCGATCAGGGCATCCCAGTCCAGTGCCTCGGGTTCGTCCGGCACGGACACCTGCCGCCGCCAGTCCCTGTCCCGCAGTGCATCGATCAGCTCGGCCGTTGTCTGCTGGCCGGAGGACGCGGCCCGTTGGGAGGGCACGATCGGTGTGGACCGCGTGGACGGCGTGGACGGTGCGCCCAGGTCGCTGGTGACGGTGCTGTCCGCCTCCGCTGTGTGCTCCCCGCCCTGCGTCCATGGCTCTGTGCCCGGGGAGGAGGGCGCCGGTGCGCCCGGTACTTCCTGCTCCCTGCGGATCGCCTCCGCGAGCTCCTCGTCAGGGTTCGCCGACGCGCACGCCCGGCGCACCGTCTCGGCGACCGAGCGGCGTACGGCAGGCGGCTCCGCCAGGGCGAGGGCGGTCTGTGCACCGCTGCAGGCCAGCACCCACCGACAGGTGCGCAGTTGGACCTCGGCCGAGTTCAGATGGCTCGTCCTGGCCAGGGCATGGGCCACCAGGTCGGGGAAGGGGCTGTGGAGTGCGGGCAGCAGGAAATCAGGCTTCTCGGTTGCGAGCAGCTTCGCCGGCAGCCCGTCCGGGGCGCGCCAGCCGGAATCGTCGGCGGTGGCCGCCGCGCCCGCCCACACCGCGCGCCGCTGCTCGGGGCGGCGCCCCGTGGGCCAGCCCATGCCGTAGAGCAGCTCGGCGAGGGCCGGGTCGCCCAGCGCCGCCAGTCGGCCGAAGAGATCGCCCGGCCGGTACGAAGCCGACGAGGCGAGCGCCGCGCGCAGTTCCGGATCCCGTGAGGCGATCACCTCGTCGACGAGCAGCGGCGGCAACCAGGAGCGGTTGTCCTCCAGCAGTCCGACCGTCTCCTTCGGTATCCGGGTCAGCAGCGCACGGGTGAGGGCGCGGTCGGCCAGGGCGTAGACGGCGGACGTGACCGCTTCTTCGGTATGGGGCATGGTGGGTTTCCCGGGTGTCTGAAGTACGGCTCGGCGTGCTCCGTGGGGAGTACGGGGGCGGCGCCGGGTCGCGGCGACTGCCAGGACCCGACCACACGCAAGGTATCGGCAGGCACTGACATGTGGCTTTGCTGTCGGCCCTTCGGGATCTCCGGAAGCTGCGGAGGATATGTGAGTACTGCTCCACAACCCTGGCTCAGGTTCAGACAGGCGCGCAGCCGGCTCTCCATGTCAGACCCCACCGCTAAATTCAGGCATGGATTCGAATCTCGCATCCGTACCATTCCGCCCTTTCCCGTCGGCGGGTCTGGCGTGCCCGCGAGGCCACGCCACCGTCCCCCACCGGGGCTACCCATGAGCACAGGAAGAGGACCAGCAGATGACCGCAGGCCGGACAGCAGGGCCGAGCGGGATCCGCACCATCGACGCCGATCCCCAACGCCGCCCGCTCATCGACCTTGCCGACCGCCGAGCCCTGCTGGCCTGCCGGCCCGACTCCCCCGAGGTGACCGAGGCGGGGCGCAAGCTCAAGGAGGCGGCGCTCCTCGACTTCGGTATCAAGGAGAGCGTGGTCGCCTCCTGGCTGTACGCCAAGTGCCACTACCAGATACCGACCACCGCGGTGGCGACCGCCGCGGTGGTGGCCAGCGGTGACGGCACCTGTTTGCCGCTGTACAACCCCGGCTTCTTCACGGAGATCGGCCTGAGCGGAGTGCGGTTCGTCCTCTTCCACGAGGCGCGCCATCTCATCCACCGGCACCTCTACGTCGAGCAGGAGCTGCTGTCCGACCCCGTGTTCACCCTGGCGACGGAGGTGGCCATCAACCACGTGGCCATCCTGCGGCTCCGCCAGGGCCTGCCCACCCGTCAGGTCCCGGAAGGCCACGGCGGTGTGACGACCGAGCAGGTCGGCGTCGATCCCCACGAGATACACCAGCGCTACGAGGCCGACCTCAGGAAACAAGGCCTGGAGCCCCTGGACTACGACGACTTCGTCCTCACCGACCTGACGGTCTACGGCGAGCTGCGGCGCATGCAGAACCCCCCGGTGTTGCCGCCGCGGCTCTGCGTGCACCTGACGCCGGACGGCGAGGAGGGCGCCGACGGCACGTCGGCCCCGCGCGGGGGGCCGCCGATGGACGGGGAGACGGTGGCCGTGGTGGTGGAGGAGGCACTCACCGAGACGATGCGGGCCGCACTGCGCTCCGGGGGTATCGCCCGCGACGAGATGCTGGGACTCGCGGACCGCTCGGAATCCGGCAGCGAACGGCTCACCAAGCTGTGGGGCCGACTGGGTCTCGCCGCGCTGCGCGGCGAGACCCAGAAGACCCGCCGGGTGGAGTGGTGGAAGCGCTGGCTCGCGGACACCCTGGCCTCCAAGCTGCGCGAGGGCGAGCGACTGGTCTACCCGAAGAAGCAGGGCGCCGTGCTGCTGGCGCTGGGGCACGAGCCGATGCTGTCCCGGCGCGGCCCCGAGCGCACCAAGGTCGTGGTCATCGCGCTGGACACCTCGGGCTCGATGCCGGATCAGGTCATCGACTGGCTCACCACGCTTGTCGGGTGTACGGACGGCGTGGAGAGCCACTGGCTGAGCTTCGACGGCGCGGTGATGCCGTTCGTCCCGGGCGAGCGCGTGGTCGGCGGCGGCGGCACGAACTTCCAGCACGTCGTGGACTACGTCGAGGGCCGCTTGGAGGTCGACGGCAAACGGTTCGAGGAGAACGCCGACGCCGTGATCATGGTGACCGACGGTTACGCACCCGCCGTGACTCCCGAGCGCCCCGACCGCTGGATCTGGCTGATCACGGACGGCGGAGACGAATGGCCTGATCGGCAGGACCCGCCGATGGCCTGCCACCGGGTCACCACCGGCGACAGCTGACCTCGTTTTGTTCGGGACTCTCAGCCGGTCTCCGGCCCACCGGTACCACCTCGTCCCACATGCGCCCCGCCCACCCGACAACGGGCGTCTCACCCCGTATCAGAGAAAGAGCAGTCCCCCATGAGCAGCAGCGCCAGCACCCAGCAGAACACCAGGACGCGGACTGCGCCGAAGACACGAAAACCTGCACAGCGCCTGGCGGTGACGGCGGAGGAACCGACTGCACCGCGGAACGGCACCATTGCACCCGACGACGGTCAGCCGGCACCGTCAGGCAGCCGGCTCGGACGGTTCATCGACGCGATGATCGCCATGGGGCAGACCGGCCAGGTGTTCGGGGAGCACGGCATCGGCAAGACATCCAC is from Streptomyces hygroscopicus and encodes:
- a CDS encoding transposase encodes the protein MFAPSVGMWLTVGLLRYQYTAGLAADQIEELVARVWQITYCTRKRGRPPVLGLYRAVVLTLVYIRQNLNQAAVGDLFGVSQPTVSRIYWKMLPLIGQALCLHVPDIEEAIRGRLVLVDGTDVPTGNRAGHDVNFSGKRRRAGLNIQIAADTKGGLLGISVPLRGSIHDRKAFTECGWEARLAETPVMADPAYQGTHAITPRKKPRGGELSVGDKANNRSISSTRSAVERCIAHLKNWKMLANGYRGRLTELPTVIRIITALEFYQLGW
- a CDS encoding transposase; translation: MLDILVQNRRDTAAARRFFRRLMIKTRAVPRVIITDKLRSYGAAHREIMPSVEHRSHKGLNNRAENSHQPTRQRERAMKGFRSHGGAQRFLSAFSGISPHFRPRRHLMTAPQHRAEMTVRFTIWEQITGVTDPPAAA
- a CDS encoding transposase; protein product: MEVSSHCVWLYFRFPLSFREVEELMLERGVVVSYETVRRWCVKFGQAYADELRRRQPRPGDKWHLDEIFIKINGEQK